The following are from one region of the Coffea eugenioides isolate CCC68of chromosome 2, Ceug_1.0, whole genome shotgun sequence genome:
- the LOC113762618 gene encoding cinnamoyl-CoA reductase 1, with the protein MAATKLINTKEPVCVTGANGFIGSWVIKTLLDQGYTTVHASIFPGSDPSHLFSLPGAAGDRLVVHEADLLDAEAMRKAIEGCAGGGVFHVASPCTLEDPVDPQKELVDPAVKGTLNVLAAAKMYNVRRVVLTSSISAMVPNPGWPRNKVFDESSWTDLDYCIARQKWYPVSKTLAEKAAWEFAEMNKLDVVAILPGACLGQLLQPCLNASCAVLQQLLQGSKDTLEYHWLGVVHVKDVAKAQTLLFQTPNASGRYLCTNGIYQFSDFADRVSRLFPQFPIHRFDGETDPGLVACKDAARRLINLGIVFTPVEDAVRDTVDSLKAKGFLGQEN; encoded by the exons ATGGCTGCTACAAAATTGATCAACACCAAAGAACCAGTGTGTGTAACTGGTGCCAACGGTTTCATCGGCTCATGGGTAATCAAGACCCTTTTAGACCAAGGCTACACCACAGTGCACGCTTCCATTTTCCCGGGCTCTGACCCATCTCACCTCTTTTCACTTCCTGGTGCCGCCGGCGACCGGTTGGTGGTGCACGAGGCCGATCTTTTGGATGCTGAAGCAATGCGCAAAGCCATTGAGGGATGTGCCGGCGGGGGTGTTTTCCACGTGGCATCTCCATGCACACTTGAGGACCCGGTGGACCCGCAAAAGGAGCTGGTGGACCCGGCTGTCAAGGGTACTTTGAACGTACTGGCGGCGGCCAAAATGTACAACGTGAGGAGGGTGGTGCTTACATCGTCGATTTCGGCTATGGTGCCTAATCCGGGATGGCCCCGGAACAAGGTTTTTGATGAGTCTTCTTGGACTGATCTTGACTACTGCATTGCTCGTCAG AAATGGTACCCCGTGTCAAAGACACTAGCTGAAAAAGCTGCATGGGAATTTGCAGAGATGAACAAATTGGATGTAGTTGCAATCCTCCCAGGAGCATGTCTTGGCCAACTTCTGCAACCTTGTTTAAATGCAAGCTGTGCTGTTTTGCAGCAGCTGCTTCAGGGATCAAAAGATACACTGGAGTACCATTGGCTGGGGGTTGTGCATGTCAAGGATGTGGCGAAGGCACAAACACTACTTTTTCAAACTCCTAATGCTTCTGGGAGATATCTTTGCACTAATGGTATCTACCAGTTCAGTGATTTTGCAGATAGAGTCTCAAGACTTTTTCCTCAGTTTCCTATTCACAG GTTCGATGGTGAGACAGATCCAGGTTTGGTGGCTTGCAAAGATGCTGCAAGGAGATTGATCAATCTTGGGATTGTTTTTACACCCGTGGAAGATGCTGTTCGGGATACAGTGGATAGCCTTAAAGCAAAAGGCTTCCTGGGACAGGAAAATTGA
- the LOC113762737 gene encoding START domain-containing protein 10 — translation MCITLHPTSYHFSNLASSPSPSSLPKQSRTCPSIPYSPCPTSTLLSFVYIIFKIFQLPCIRGNRKMSNSPAPCSRSWSISEDSLRRYVFYASENCIQELLSASDSNKVGSGNDGWKVLGMDNGVEISKRRSGSLHTFRSRWLLKSVSPQQFITVANAIDAAKQWDSDIVEARYIKDLEEYLSIIRLKFGDCAKPLFRNREFIVYERRETMDDGTLVVAVASLPKEIASGLSPKQNNSIRALLLQSGWVVEKLDDDSCMVTYVVQLDPAGWLPKCFVNRFNTKLVMIIENLKKQVLACPTHGDS, via the exons ATGTGCATCACTCTTCACCCCACTTCTTACCATTTTAGCAACCTAGCTTCATCTCCATCTCCATCTTCCCTCCCCAAACAATCTAGGACTTGTCCTTCTATACCCTACTCCCCTTGCCCCACCTCAACCCTCCTCTCTTTCGTATATATcatcttcaaaattttccaacttccCTGCATTAGAGGGAATCGTAAGATGAGCAATAGTCCAGCTCCTTGCAGCAGGTCCTG GTCGATTAGTGAGGACTCTTTGAGAAGATATGTGTTCTATGCAAGTGAGAATTGCATTCAGGAATTATTGTCAGCTTCGGACTCCAACAAAGTTGGAAGTGGAAATGATGGCTGGAAAGTGCTAGGAATGGACAATGGTGTTGAGATATCGAAACGTCGGTCTGGATCCCTTCATACCTTTCGCAGTCGTTGGCTGCTAAAATCAGTCTCACCCCAGCAGTTCATTACCGTCGCTAATGCCATTGATGCTGCAAAG CAATGGGATTCTGATATAGTGGAAGCAAGGTACATAAAAGATCTGGAAGAATACCTGAGCATCATACGACTCAAGTTTGGAGATTGTGCCAAGCCTCTCTTCAGAAACCGAGAATTCATTGTTTATGAGAGACGTGAAACTATGGATGATGGAACTCTG GTTGTTGCAGTAGCTTCTCTTCCAAAAGAAATAGCATCTGGATTGAGCCCGAAACAAAATAATTCCATCAGAGCCCTATTGTTGCAGTCCGGATGGGTTGTTGAAAAACTTGATGATGATTCCTGCATGGTTACTTACGTAGTTCAG TTGGACCCCGCAGGATGGTTGCCCAAGTGCTTCGTGAATCGATTCAATACCAAGCTGGTGATGATCATTGAAAACCTTAAAAAGCAAGTGCTGGCATGTCCCACCCATGGTGATTCTTGA
- the LOC113759314 gene encoding uncharacterized protein LOC113759314, which translates to MGSGDDDHPSSKRPIQHTQTKYKLKILLLVILTNLLTIYVFTGPSLPIAQNLSLPTWDHTKLLNELNITKRELANSRAQNSDLQQHLKASNILTKSLLTELSRLNAAIDQHSSSKEGSSIFSFDDLLSDLSTEAKIGMGPQKLPLGYSPRSGTDELYPSVGGGCLRYKEELAQYMTYKIGGECPVDDVFAQRLMLKGCEPLPRRRCHPKSPAGYKEPNPLPKSLWTMPPDTSIVWDPYTCKSYGCLVERKKLPVFYDCKDCFDLEGREKSRWLFDNGGLDFGINEVLGTKPHGTIRIGLDIGGGTGTFAARMKENNVTIVTTSMNLDGPFNSFIASRGLISMHMSVSQRLSFFENTLDIVHSMHILSNWIPDTMLEFTLYDIYRVLRPGGIFWLDHFFCLGSQLNSTYVPMLDRVGFKKLRWNAGMKLDRGIDKNEWYFSALLEKPVKS; encoded by the coding sequence ATGGGTAGTGGAGATGATGACCACCCTTCTTCCAAAAGACCAATCCAGCACACTCAAACCAAGTACAAGCTCAAAATACTGTTACTAGTCATCCTGACGAATCTCCTCACCATTTACGTCTTCACTGGTCCTTCTCTACCCATCGCTCAAAACCTTTCGCTGCCTACTTGGGACCACACGAAACTCTTGAATGAGCTCAACATCACCAAACGTGAGCTAGCAAACAGCCGAGCCCAAAACTCAGACTTGCAACAGCATCTCAAGGCCAGCAATATTCTTACGAAATCTCTACTAACTGAGCTCTCTCGCCTTAATGCAGCTATAGACCAACATTCTTCTTCTAAGGAGGGGTCCTCGATTTTCAGCTTCGATGATCTTTTATCTGATCTATCTACTGAAGCCAAGATTGGAATGGGCCCTCAGAAGCTCCCGTTGGGGTACTCCCCGCGATCGGGCACAGACGAGCTCTACCCTTCAGTGGGAGGAGGTTGTTTGAGGTATAAGGAGGAGTTAGCACAATATATGACGTATAAGATTGGTGGAGAATGCCCCGTGGATGATGTTTTTGCGCAAAGGCTCATGCTCAAGGGGTGTGAGCCGCTGCCAAGAAGGCGGTGCCACCCCAAGTCTCCAGCTGGTTATAAGGAGCCCAATCCATTGCCAAAGAGTCTTTGGACGATGCCACCTGACACAAGCATCGTTTGGGATCCCTACACTTGCAAAAGCTATGGTTGCTTGGTTGAGAGGAAAAAGCTTCCAGTATTCTACGACTGCAAAGACTGCTTTGATTTAGAAGGCAGGGAGAAATCAAGATGGCTCTTCGACAATGGAGGCTTGGATTTTGGGATCAACGAGGTTTTGGGTACAAAACCTCATGGAACTATTCGGATTGGACTCGATATTGGAGGTGGAACGGGCACGTTTGCTGCCAGGATGAAAGAAAATAATGTGACCATTGTCACAACTTCTATGAACTTGGATGGTCCATTTAACAGCTTCATCGCATCCAGGGGATTGATTTCGATGCACATGAGTGTCTCGCAGAGGCTTTCTTTCTTTGAGAATACTCTGGACATCGTGCACTCGATGCATATTTTGAGCAATTGGATTCCTGATACCATGCTTGAGTTTACACTTTATGATATTTACAGGGTATTGAGACCCGGAGGGATATTCTGGCTCGACCATTTCTTCTGCCTAGGTTCACAGCTGAATTCAACCTATGTTCCAATGCTCGATCGTGTTGGATTCAAGAAACTGAGATGGAATGCAGGCATGAAGCTCGATCGTGGGATTGACAAGAATGAGTGGTATTTTTCTGCTTTGTTGGAGAAGCCAGTGAAATCCTGA
- the LOC113761463 gene encoding probable leucine-rich repeat receptor-like protein kinase At5g49770, with the protein MFARIQPYLLVIFIQVLVVAAITNPQDFAALQSLKSGWENAPPNWVGTDPCGSGWDGIGCSNSRVVSITLASVGLSGQVPGDIADLSELLTLDLSYNEGLTGSLPRTIGNLAKLTSLILVGCGFSGQIPDTIGSMKQLYTLSLNSNKFIGPIPPSIGALPRLHWLDLADNKLSGSIPVSNGTAPGLDMLVQTQHFHFGKNQLSGEIPSQLFSGNMSLIHLLLENNQLTGKIPSTVGLIQTLEVLRLDRNSLSGPVPQNLSKLTSVQELFLSNNNLNGPLPDLTGMTSLNYLDMSNNTFNASDFPPWISTLPSLTTLVMENTNLRGGVPETLFSLAQLQSVILKNNRINGTLSLGSSYSNELQLVDLQNNTVESYTDRAGGYRSIQIILVDNPICQGETQSYCIPPRQANSSYTTPSNCSRPQCRSDQVSSPNCQCAYPYTGTLFFRAPSFSNLGNLSTFLALQQRLMFTFQSHQLPVDSVSLSNPSKNLDDYLTLSLEVFPSGLGYFNRTGISAIGFALSNQTFKPPPFFGPFFYRANGYQYFTGDLSSSNKSSSSTAIIIGAAVGGSVLLLLLLVAGGYAFRQKRRAEIAAKHIDPFASWDRSKNNGGVPQLKGARNFSFEEVKKYTKNFSEANDIGSGGYGKVYRGTLPTGQLVAVKRAQQGSTQGALEFKTEIELLSRVHHRNVVGLVGFCFDQGEEMLVYEFIPNGTLKDSLSGKSGIRLDWMRRLRIALGAARGIQYLHVLANPPIIHRDIKSNNVLLDERLNAKVADFGLSKPMGSPDRTHVTTQVKGTMGYMDPEYYMTQQLTEKSDVYSFGVLLLELITARAPIEKGKYIVREVKLAMDKTKDLYNLQELIDPVIVSSVAPGSLEKFVDLALDCVAEEGVNRPTMSEVVKEIESIMELAGLNPHTESASTSDNYDGARKGDEHPYSDDSLFVYSGAYPHSKLEPK; encoded by the exons ATGTTCGCAAGAATTCAGCCGTATCTGCTGGTTATCTTCATTCAAGTTTTGGTTGTAGCAGCAATCACAAATCCACAGGATT TTGCTGCTCTGCAATCTCTCAAATCTGGATGGGAGAATGCACCACCAAATTGGGTTGGAACAGATCCATGTGGGAGTGGTTGGGATGGGATTGGATGCAGCAATTCTCGCGTCGTCTCTAT AACATTAGCGAGCGTTGGTTTGAGTGGTCAAGTACCTGGGGACATCGCCGATTTATCTGAACTGCTGACTCT GGATTTATCATACAATGAAGGATTAACTGGATCTCTTCCCAGAACaattggaaatttggcaaagcTAACAAGCTT AATCCTCGTTGGCTGTGGCTTTTCTGGTCAGATACCAGACACCATAGGATCTATGAAGCAGCTATATACTCT GTCGCTAAATTCTAACAAGTTTATTGGCCCAATACCGCCTTCTATCGGTGCTCTACCAAGACTTCATTGGCTGGATTTAGCCGACAACAAGCTTTCTGGCAGCATACCTGTCTCAAATGGAACTGCACCTGGTCTTGATATGCTTGTCCAGACACAGCACTT TCACTTTGGCAAGAATCAGCTGTCTGGTGAAATCCCATCTCAACTTTTCAGTGGAAATATGTCTCTGATTCATCT GCTACTGGAGAATAACCAGCTCACGGGAAAAATCCCTTCCACCGTGGGCCTTATCCAAACTCTGGAGGTGTT ACGCCTTGATAGGAACTCATTGAGCGGACCAGTTCCGCAAAACCTCAGCAAGCTCACCAGTGTTCAGGAGCT GTTCttatcaaacaataacttgAACGGGCCCCTGCCTGATCTCACCGGTATGACCTCCCTCAATTACCT GGATATGAGCAACAATACATTTAATGCATCGGATTTTCCTCCATGGATTTCAACCTTACCGTCTTTGACAACGCT AGTAATGGAAAACACAAATCTTCGGGGGGGAGTTCCAGAAACGCTTTTCAGCCTTGCTCAGCTGCAGTCTGT GATATTGAAGAATAATCGAATCAATGGCACCCTGAGTCTTGGATCCAGTTACAGCAATGAGCTACAATTAGTTGATTTGCAAAATAATACAGTTGAGTCCTATACTGACAGAGCTGGTGGGTACCGCAGTATTCAGATAAT ACTTGTAGATAACCCAATTTGTCAAGGAGAAACACAAAGCTACTGTATCCCTCCTCGACAAGCCAATTCCTCATATACAACTCCGAGTAATTGCTCGAGGCCTCAGTGCAGATCAGATCAAGTTTCTAGCCCCAACTGTCAATGTGCATATCCATACACGGGCACCCTATTTTTCCGGGCTCCTTCGTTCTCTAACTTGGGGAACTTGAGCACTTTTCTGGCTCTGCAACAGAGATTGATGTTCACATTTCAGTCTCATCAGCTGCCTGTGGATTCAGTTTCTCTGAGTAATCCCTCAAAAAATTTAGATGACTATCTTACTTTAAGCCTTGAAGTTTTTCCGTCTGGCCTGGGTTACTTCAACCGCACAGGAATTTCTGCAATTGGTTTTGCGCTTAGCAATCAAACATTTAAGCCTCCCCCATTCTTTGGGCCTTTCTTCTACCGTGCGAACGGCTATCAATACTTCACTG GTGATCTTTCAAGCTCAAACAAGTCATCTAGCAGCACTGCTATTATTATTGGAGCAGCAGTGGGTGGTTCTGTCCTCCTTTTATTGTTACTTGTTGCAGGAGGTTATGCTTTCCGCCAGAAAAGAAGAGCTGAAATAGCTGCTAAACACATTGATCCTTTTG CATCTTGGGACCGAAGTAAAAACAATGGTGGTGTTCCTCAGTTAAAAGGAGCACGGAATTTCTCATTTGAAGAGGTTAAGAAGtacacaaaaaatttctcaGAAGCTAATGACATTGGGTCCGGCGGTTACGGCAAG GTATACAGAGGAACTCTTCCCACTGGACAATTGGTTGCCGTTAAAAGAGCTCAGCAAGGATCTACGCAGGGTGCTCTTGAGTTCAAAACTGAGATTGAGCTTCTCTCAAGGGTTCACCACAGGAATGTTGTCGGCCTGGTGGGTTTTTGCTTTGATCAAGGTGAAGAAATGCTAGTCTATGAATTTATTCCAAATGGCACACTGAAGGATAGCCTTTCAG GGAAGTCGGGGATCAGGTTAGACTGGATGAGGAGACTCCGGATAGCCCTTGGTGCAGCAAGGGGAATACAATATCTGCATGTTCTTGCTAATCCTCCAATCATACATCGGGATATAAAATCAAATAATGTCTTGCTGGATGAAAGGTTGAATGCAAAAGTCGCTGATTTTGGTCTGTCCAAGCCTATGGGTTCACCTGACAGGACTCATGTGACTACACAAGTCAAAGGGACAATG GGCTACATGGATCCTGAATATTACATGACTCAACAACTGACTGAGAAGAGTGATGTGTATAGCTTTGGGGTGTTACTGCTGGAGCTTATAACTGCAAGAGCCCCAATTGAAAAGGGGAAATACATTGTTCGGGAGGTGAAGCTAGCAATGGACAAGACAAAAGATCTTTATAACCTTCAAGAACTTATCGACCCTGTCATTGTGTCAAGTGTAGCTCCCGGAAGTCTAGAGAAATTCGTGGATCTGGCATTGGATTGTGTTGCAGAAGAGGGAGTTAACAGACCAACAATGAGTGAGGTTGTGAAAGAGATTGAGAGCATCATGGAACTGGCTGGGCTGAACCCCCATACCGAATCTGCGTCAACTTCAGATAACTACGATGGAGCACGCAAGGGAGATGAACATCCTTACAGTGATGATAGTCTCTTTGTCTACAGCGGCGCCTATCCTCATTCCAAGTTGGAGCCCAAGTGA
- the LOC113762908 gene encoding probable leucine-rich repeat receptor-like protein kinase At5g49770 — protein sequence MGSGVLAPLLILSIQILHTLAQTDSNDSAALNAIKSSWNNLPPNWKGADPCGSGWDGITCNGSRVTSIMLGGMLLTGSGLGDITMLTELQTLDLSNNIGLKGTIPSSIGNLKKLSTLILVGCSFSGPIPDSIGSLSRLVYISLNSNSFSGPIPPSIGNLSNLSWLDLSENNLNGTLPVSFQDSPGLDMLLNAKHFHLSKNQLSGVIPAELFSPNMKLIHLILDNNQFTGRIPNSLGSVRTLEAIRLDWNSITGSVPSNFNNLTNINELYLSNNDLSGPVPNLTGMNALDYLDMSNNSFDPSAFPPWLSSIQSLTTLMLENTTLQGQIPVNFFSLPQLQTVALSNNKLNGTLNIGNSYSNSLALNLQNNSITDFQQKAGYSIELMLSGNPICQGNGAAQRYCRPRTNNTLIQPTNNCASISCSANKILSPNCGCSHPYIGTLHFFSYSFSDLQNTTYYRTLAGSLISALKANGVPVDSVNVSNPSIDVYSYLQFRVQIFPSGQDPFNRTAISTIGFLLNRQTFQLQYFGPLFFLEESYCCYAGEKNSSHTGTIAGGSVGGAVLFMLILAGGFYAYSRKRARREEMKNNPFASWNPDQGHGGVPQLKGARWLTFEELRKCANNFSESNCIGCGGYGKVYKGVLASGQVVAIKRAQQGSMQGALEFKTEIELLSRIHHKNVVNLVGFCYDQGEQMLVYEYISNGTLRESLLGKSGMQLDWMRRLGIALDAARGLTYLHELASPPIIHRDVKSNNILLDDHFNAKVADFGLSKLLSDEDKGYVSTQVKGTLGYMDPEYYMTQQLTDKSDVYSFGVVMLELMTARAPIERGRHIVRVVQDAVNNPKEAFLSHEILDPQIAAGGKLGGLEKFLDLAMRCVQESGADRPTMGEVVREIENIMQLASLKENPEADVTTFISKDSTDMSDQHSYGSKDFDYSIGSLPFNTEHHQKNR from the exons ATGGGTTCAGGAGTTTTGGCCCCGTTGTTGATTCTTAGTATACAGATTTTGCATACTCTAGCACAGACAGACAGTAATGATA GTGCTGCTTTAAATGCTATTAAATCTAGCTGGAACAACTTGCCACCAAATTGGAAGGGGGCAGATCCTTGTGGCAGCGGTTGGGATGGAATTACTTGTAACGGTTCACGAGTGACCTCCAT AATGTTAGGAGGCATGCTTTTGACTGGTAGCGGCCTTGGAGATATTACAATGCTCACTGAGTTGCAAACTTT GGATCTTTCAAACAACATCGGTCTGAAGGGCACTATTCCATCCTCAATTGGAAATTTGAAGAAGCTGTCCACACT AATTTTGGTAGGTTGCAGCTTCTCTGGTCCTATCCCAGATTCAATTGGATCTCTGTCAAGGCTAGTTTACAT ATCTCTGAATTCAAACAGCTTCAGTGGACCAATTCCACCTTCCATTGGTAATCTGAGTAACCTCTCATGGCTAGATCTGAGTGAAAATAATCTAAATGGAACACTTCCTGTCTCCTTTCAAGATTCACCTGGTCTTGACATGCTACTTAATGCAAAGCACTT ccatttgtcaaaaaatCAACTTTCTGGCGTAATTCCAGCTGAGCTGTTCAGTCCAAACATGAAGCTTATACATTT GATTCTGGACAACAACCAATTCACTGGGCGCATACCTAACAGTCTAGGTTCTGTGCGGACTTTGGAAGCAAT ACGCCTCGACTGGAATTCCATAACTGGATCTGTCCCTTCAAACTTCAATAACCTAACAAATATCAATGAGCT GTACTTGTCTAACAACGATCTGAGTGGACCTGTACCCAATCTAACTGGAATGAATGCGCTCGACTATTT GGACATGAGCAATAATAGTTTTGATCCGTCAGCTTTTCCACCATGGCTTTCAAGCATCCAGTCTTTAACAAcatt AATGTTGGAGAACACTACACTTCAAGGACAGATTCCAGTTAACTTTTTCAGCCTTCCACAATTGCAGACTGT TGCATTGAGCAATAACAAGCTAAACGGAACCTTGAATATCGGCAACAGCTATAGCAACAGCTTGGCACTTAATTTGCAGAACAATTCCATCACTGACTTTCAGCAAAAAGCTGGATATAGTATTGAGCTAAT GCTTTCTGGAAACCCAATTTGTCAGGGAAATGGAGCAGCACAAAGATATTGCAGACCACGAACTAATAACACTCTCATTCAACCAACAAATAACTGTGCCTCAATCTCCTGCAGTGCAAACAAAATATTAAGTCCAAATTGTGGATGTTCACATCCGTATATTGGAACCCTACACTTCTTCTCTTATTCATTCTCAGATTTACAAAACACTACTTACTACAGAACACTTGCTGGGTCTCTGATATCTGCTTTGAAGGCCAACGGAGTCCCTGTTGATTCAGTCAACGTAAGTAACCCATCAATCGATGTTTATTCTTACCTCCAATTCAGGGTGCAAATATTTCCTTCAGGCCAAGATCCTTTCAACCGAACAGCCATTTCTACAATTGGTTTCCTGCTCAACCGCCAAACTTTTCAGCTCCAGTACTTTGGTCCCTTATTCTTTCTTGAGGAAAGCTATTGTTGTTATGCAG GAGAGAAAAATTCGTCACATACTGGCACCATTGCTGGAGGATCAGTAGGTGGTGCAGTGCTTTTTATGCTGATACTGGCTGGTGGATTTTATGCCTACAGTAGGAAGAGAGCAAGAAGAGAGGAAATGAAGAATAATCCTTTTG CATCTTGGAACCCTGATCAAGGACATGGTGGTGTTCCACAGCTCAAGGGAGCAAGATGGCTTACATTCGAAGAGCTCAGGAAATGTGCTAATAACTTTTCAGAATCCAACTGCATTGGCTGTGGGGGCTATGGGAAG GTTTATAAAGGAGTGCTTGCTTCTGGGCAAGTCGTTGCCATTAAACGAGCTCAACAGGGATCAATGCAGGGTGCTCTTGagttcaaaacagaaattgaacttCTGTCAAGGATCCACCATAAGAATGTTGTAAACCTTGTCGGATTCTGTTATGACCAAGGTGAACAAATGCTGGTATATGAGTATATTTCAAACGGTACTCTCAGAGAAAGTCTTTTAG GGAAGTCAGGAATGCAATTAGACTGGATGAGGAGACTTGGAATTGCCCTTGATGCTGCCAGAGGCTTGACTTACCTGCATGAGCTTGCCAGTCCTCCCATCATACACAGGGACGTTAAGTCAAACAATATTTTGTTGGATGATCACTTCAATGCAAAAGTAGCGGATTTTGGTCTGTCAAAACTTCTAAGTGATGAAGACAAGGGTTATGTCAGCACTCAAGTCAAAGGGACACTG GGATACATGGATCCAGAGTATTACATGACCCAACAGTTAACAGACAAAAGTGATGTATATAGCTTTGGAGTTGTGATGCTGGAACTTATGACTGCAAGAGCTCCAATTGAGCGAGGGAGACACATAGTAAGAGTGGTTCAGGATGCAGTCAATAATCCAAAAGAGGCATTTCTTAGTCATGAGATTCTTGATCCACAAATCGCTGCAGGAGGGAAACTAGGGGGTCTGGAGAAGTTTCTTGATCTGGCAATGAGATGTGTCCAAGAATCTGGAGCTGACCGACCAACAATGGGTGAAGTAGTAAGAGAAATTGAGAATATCATGCAGTTGGCTAGTTTAAAAGAAAACCCTGAAGCAGATGTCACTACATTTATTTCCAAGGATTCAACGGATATGAGTGATCAGCATTCTTATGGAAGCAAAGACTTTGACTACAGCATTGGCTCCTTACCTTTCAACACAGAGCATCACCAAAAGAACCGATAG